CAAGTTGATGTTTCAGCACTTATTGTTGTCGAAAGACCTACACAAAAACAAATACTCATTGGTCGTGGTGGAGATAAAATCAAACATATTGGTACAGAAGCAAGAAAAGAGATTAATCGAATCTTAGACACTAAGATTCATTTAACAATATGGGTAAAGGTGAAAAAAGATTGGCGAAATCGACCAAGTGATTTAAAAGCATTTGGATTTGGAGAATAGTGTATGGAAGGGTTAATCTATAGAGTTCAACCATATCAAGAGAGTTCAAGATTACTTTTTGTTTTTACACCAAAAGGCAAGATTACATTACTTGCAAGAGGTGCACAAAAACTAAAAGAAAAATCAAGAGTCTTATCGCAATTTTTAACCCACATTTCATTTAAAGAGCAAGATCGTAAAACTTTTTATACATTAAGTGAACCAAAGATTATCAATGAGTACCAAGCGCTTAAAACAGATTATCATAAAACAAAAAAAGCTGCACTCATTTTAGAGATTATTGATCAATTGGTCATAGACCATGTAAACTATAAATCTATTTTTGATGACATGATACTTGCACTAAATGAAAATGACATCAATGTATCTAGTTTAAGTTTTTCACTTAAGATTTTAAAACCTTTGGGTTATGAACTTAATTTAACAGCAGATGGTCGAACCATCAAAGGAATTAGTATAGAAAAAGGTGGACTGGTTTACCAAGGTGAACAAGAATCCATTGATTTAAACACAAAAGATGCGTTAAGTCTTTTAAAACTTTACTATTTACCTTATAATGAACATGGTATCTATGAAATAGATACGTTAGCCAAATTAGAAGAATTTATTAAAAAATACTATCAATATCATCTTCATATCACACTAAAAAATATGTAG
The sequence above is drawn from the Mariniplasma anaerobium genome and encodes:
- the recO gene encoding DNA repair protein RecO, translated to MEGLIYRVQPYQESSRLLFVFTPKGKITLLARGAQKLKEKSRVLSQFLTHISFKEQDRKTFYTLSEPKIINEYQALKTDYHKTKKAALILEIIDQLVIDHVNYKSIFDDMILALNENDINVSSLSFSLKILKPLGYELNLTADGRTIKGISIEKGGLVYQGEQESIDLNTKDALSLLKLYYLPYNEHGIYEIDTLAKLEEFIKKYYQYHLHITLKNM